In one Vagococcus entomophilus genomic region, the following are encoded:
- a CDS encoding NAD(P)H-hydrate dehydratase, whose product MKLIYAEVLTQTIQKRPEHSHKGSYGQVVIIGGNKQYGGAIQLCSAATVYSGAGLTTTVTDVQNHAAVHAMVPETMVLDWNDTKAVTNQLKKATVIVIGPGLGLEQGAFSLLSFVLEHLQTKQICIIDGSAITLYAEHKEHLPPHPTQNLIFTPHEMEWQRLSGITIAEQTPEKNRQAQQQLGAQIVLKKHRTEIYTAKQTWKNPLGTPAMATGGMGDTLAGMIAGFYAQFPHHTQTLLAAVYLHSFIAEKIAQTHYVVLPSTLIKEIPLAMKLFESFQETRTSLH is encoded by the coding sequence ATGAAACTTATTTATGCAGAAGTACTGACTCAGACTATTCAAAAACGCCCTGAACATAGTCATAAAGGTTCCTATGGCCAGGTAGTCATTATCGGAGGGAACAAACAATATGGTGGGGCGATTCAGCTGTGTAGCGCTGCAACCGTCTATAGCGGAGCTGGTCTTACTACCACCGTAACTGATGTCCAAAATCATGCTGCTGTGCATGCGATGGTTCCTGAAACCATGGTGTTAGATTGGAACGATACAAAAGCAGTAACCAATCAACTGAAAAAAGCAACAGTAATTGTGATTGGTCCTGGTTTAGGTCTTGAACAAGGTGCCTTCTCTTTGCTTTCTTTCGTACTAGAGCACTTGCAGACCAAACAAATTTGTATTATTGATGGCTCTGCTATCACCCTTTACGCAGAGCATAAAGAACACCTACCTCCCCATCCAACACAAAATCTCATTTTCACCCCTCATGAAATGGAGTGGCAACGTTTAAGCGGCATCACGATTGCAGAACAAACGCCAGAAAAAAATCGCCAGGCTCAACAACAACTGGGCGCACAAATCGTTCTCAAAAAGCATCGCACTGAAATCTATACCGCTAAACAAACATGGAAAAATCCATTAGGAACTCCCGCTATGGCTACTGGAGGGATGGGGGACACACTAGCGGGCATGATTGCCGGTTTTTATGCTCAATTTCCGCACCACACTCAAACTCTACTCGCTGCTGTTTATTTACATAGTTTTATTGCTGAAAAAATTGCTCAAACACATTATGTTGTCCTTCCCAGCACCCTAATCAAAGAAATCCCACTTGCGATGAAACTTTTTGAGAGTTTTCAAGAAACGCGCACATCACTTCATTAA
- a CDS encoding cold-shock protein, which yields MAQGTVKWFNGEKGFGFITPEEGQDVFVHFSAIQGEGFKTLDEGQSVTFDVEESDRGPQATNVVKN from the coding sequence ATGGCACAAGGAACAGTAAAATGGTTTAACGGAGAAAAAGGATTCGGTTTCATCACACCTGAAGAAGGACAAGATGTATTCGTACATTTCTCAGCTATCCAAGGTGAAGGATTCAAAACTTTAGACGAAGGTCAATCTGTAACATTCGACGTTGAAGAATCAGATCGTGGACCACAAGCAACTAACGTTGTAAAAAACTAA
- a CDS encoding 16S rRNA pseudouridine(516) synthase has translation MRLDKFLSQTGFGSRKEAKALLKKKVVAVNGELAKEGKQSIDVERDRVSVQGEVVIYQEYYYYMLNKPQGVISATEDQSQRTVLDLFKREDYRMDLFPVGRLDKDTVGLLLITNDGALAHELLSPKKHVDKTYIAKIEGKVTNNDVQIFARGMQLTNQEHCLPAQLTILNSEHLPETQTLISLVIQEGKFHQVKRMFEAVNKKVVALKRTKMGPLQLDETLKKGQYRSLTNHEVALLKEHQTRKNE, from the coding sequence ATGAGATTGGATAAATTTCTAAGTCAAACAGGTTTTGGCAGCCGCAAAGAAGCCAAAGCATTGCTCAAGAAAAAAGTCGTGGCTGTTAATGGCGAGTTAGCAAAAGAGGGGAAACAAAGCATAGACGTAGAAAGAGACCGAGTAAGTGTCCAAGGAGAAGTAGTTATTTATCAAGAGTATTATTACTATATGCTAAACAAACCACAGGGGGTAATTTCGGCTACGGAAGATCAGAGCCAGCGAACAGTTTTGGACTTATTTAAAAGGGAAGATTATCGGATGGATTTATTCCCAGTAGGTCGCTTAGACAAAGACACGGTCGGGTTGCTTTTGATCACCAATGATGGTGCTTTGGCACATGAACTGCTTTCTCCCAAAAAACATGTCGATAAAACCTATATCGCAAAAATTGAAGGAAAAGTGACAAATAATGATGTACAGATTTTTGCTCGTGGGATGCAACTTACGAATCAAGAGCATTGCTTGCCTGCGCAATTGACGATTTTAAATAGTGAACATTTGCCCGAAACACAAACTCTTATATCCTTAGTGATTCAAGAAGGAAAATTTCATCAAGTTAAGAGGATGTTTGAAGCAGTAAACAAGAAAGTCGTGGCATTGAAGAGAACCAAGATGGGGCCGTTACAATTGGATGAAACTTTGAAAAAAGGGCAATATAGGTCATTAACGAACCATGAAGTAGCCTTGCTTAAAGAACATCAGACAAGAAAAAATGAGTAA
- a CDS encoding putative polysaccharide biosynthesis protein — protein MPEQSYVHKELNTKEKMVRGSMWMTIGSISSRLLGAIYIIPWYAWMGENAKVANALFTKGYNIYALFLMIATAGIPSAVAKQIAYYNSLNEYQVSKRLFKRSMFLMGGLGILFAGIMYFAAPLLSGGNKELIPTMRALSAAVLIFPCMSVIRGFFQGYQDMLPSAISQVVEQFIRVFYMLLATFIIMKVGQGDYVHAVTQTTFAAFVGMVGAFGALFWYYKKQGPKMRYLEANSNNQIQVSENSLIKEMLLEAVPFVIVGSGITIFKLVDQATFEWMMRGFTNYSARQLDELFSIFSANPDKLTMITISLATSLAAAGLPLITETFARKNVKELAVQVSDNLQLFFFVMIPATLGMIVLARPLNTMFYAPDHLGAAVLVEACYVGLILGFYMLVSTILQGLYENNLAMIYLGIGFVVKLVLQYPLIRMFEVYGPLLATGIGFAVTSYLTIRKVYHITKFKVGFTARRTLLIFLLSLVMMLATIVSKELAYIVLNPDSKSQSFVISIFSMLVGVAVYGYLTLKVRLADRLLGEKVAKIRRKFRIK, from the coding sequence ATGCCAGAACAAAGTTATGTGCACAAAGAGCTTAACACAAAAGAAAAGATGGTACGCGGATCCATGTGGATGACAATTGGAAGCATTAGTTCCAGATTATTAGGTGCCATTTATATCATTCCGTGGTATGCATGGATGGGCGAAAATGCCAAAGTTGCCAATGCACTCTTTACCAAAGGCTACAATATCTATGCGCTATTTTTAATGATTGCAACTGCCGGGATTCCTAGTGCGGTGGCGAAACAAATCGCCTATTACAATTCTTTAAATGAATATCAAGTAAGCAAACGCTTATTCAAGCGTTCGATGTTTTTAATGGGAGGACTGGGTATTCTCTTTGCCGGGATCATGTATTTCGCAGCACCGCTGTTGTCTGGTGGGAACAAAGAGTTAATCCCTACCATGCGCGCTTTGAGTGCGGCGGTGCTAATCTTTCCTTGTATGAGTGTCATTCGAGGGTTTTTCCAAGGCTATCAAGATATGTTGCCATCTGCTATTTCACAGGTAGTTGAGCAGTTTATTCGGGTCTTTTATATGCTACTGGCAACCTTTATTATTATGAAAGTTGGTCAAGGAGACTATGTCCATGCGGTTACACAGACGACTTTTGCAGCCTTTGTAGGGATGGTAGGCGCTTTTGGGGCACTGTTTTGGTACTACAAAAAACAGGGACCTAAGATGCGTTATTTAGAGGCTAACAGTAATAATCAGATACAAGTTTCTGAAAACTCACTTATTAAAGAGATGTTACTTGAGGCGGTTCCTTTTGTGATAGTCGGGTCAGGGATTACAATTTTTAAACTAGTCGATCAAGCAACCTTTGAATGGATGATGCGTGGTTTTACCAATTATTCCGCTCGTCAGCTGGATGAGCTATTTAGTATATTTAGTGCCAATCCTGATAAACTCACAATGATTACCATCTCGCTTGCCACTTCATTAGCTGCTGCGGGTTTGCCACTGATTACAGAAACGTTCGCTCGAAAAAACGTTAAGGAGCTAGCGGTTCAGGTTAGTGATAATCTGCAATTGTTTTTCTTTGTGATGATTCCAGCCACACTTGGTATGATCGTTTTGGCTCGACCATTGAATACCATGTTCTATGCACCAGATCATTTAGGTGCGGCAGTTTTAGTAGAAGCCTGTTATGTGGGCTTAATTTTAGGCTTTTATATGCTCGTCTCAACGATACTTCAAGGATTGTATGAAAATAATTTGGCCATGATTTATCTGGGCATTGGCTTTGTTGTAAAATTAGTCTTGCAATACCCGTTGATTAGAATGTTCGAAGTATACGGTCCATTACTTGCAACAGGCATTGGTTTTGCTGTAACGAGTTACTTGACTATTCGCAAAGTCTATCATATTACGAAATTTAAAGTGGGCTTTACTGCACGAAGAACGTTACTAATTTTCTTACTAAGTCTAGTGATGATGTTGGCTACGATTGTATCAAAAGAGCTTGCTTACATCGTTTTAAACCCAGACAGTAAAAGCCAATCCTTCGTTATTTCGATTTTTTCGATGCTTGTAGGAGTGGCGGTTTATGGCTATCTAACGTTAAAAGTTCGCCTAGCTGATCGATTGCTAGGGGAAAAGGTAGCAAAAATCAGAAGAAAATTTAGGATTAAATAA
- the pepV gene encoding dipeptidase PepV produces the protein MTINWKKEVESRKDDLFKDLFDLLSVPSVREDEKATESAPVGPGPKAALLKFLEIGERDGFTTKNVDNLAGHIEYGSGDETLGIFGHVDVVPVGNGWNTDPFKPVIKDGKLFARGASDDKGPSVAAYYGLKIIKELGLPVTKRVRFIIGTDEESGWKCMDRYLQVEEKPDFGFSPDAEFPIINGEKGNTTIRLYFEGQNAGTYTLSSFQSGQRENMVPAEAFATVLVKDAAEAEQLKTNFELFVKEQPVIGEVTVDGTKVALKTLGKAAHAQEPRGGINAATYLATFLVDYDFGGDAKNYLETIAHFLHESSRAEKFGTAYTDEKMGDLTMNPGLFSFEDNQKENMVALNFRFPKGISPEDLEKAILGKVKNIKLKRGRTQEPHYVPVTDPLVATLLDVYEEHTGLKGHEQVIGGGTFGRLLDRGVAYGAMFPHSIDTMHQDNEFMAVDDIVNAAVIYADAIYRLIQPEK, from the coding sequence ATGACGATTAATTGGAAAAAGGAAGTAGAAAGTCGTAAAGACGACTTATTTAAAGATTTATTCGATTTATTAAGTGTCCCTAGTGTCCGTGAAGATGAGAAAGCAACAGAAAGTGCCCCAGTAGGACCAGGACCTAAAGCAGCATTGCTAAAATTCTTAGAAATTGGAGAACGTGACGGTTTTACAACGAAAAATGTTGATAACCTAGCTGGGCATATTGAATATGGTTCAGGCGACGAAACATTGGGAATTTTTGGACATGTCGATGTTGTCCCAGTTGGAAATGGCTGGAATACAGATCCTTTCAAACCAGTGATTAAAGACGGCAAATTATTTGCTCGTGGAGCCAGTGATGATAAAGGGCCAAGTGTTGCAGCTTATTATGGGTTGAAAATTATCAAAGAATTGGGTCTTCCAGTCACAAAACGTGTTCGTTTCATCATCGGAACAGATGAGGAAAGTGGTTGGAAATGTATGGATCGTTACCTACAAGTAGAAGAAAAGCCTGATTTTGGGTTCTCACCTGATGCAGAGTTTCCAATTATCAATGGAGAAAAAGGAAATACAACGATTCGTCTATATTTTGAGGGTCAAAATGCAGGTACATATACACTTTCTTCGTTCCAATCTGGACAAAGAGAAAATATGGTTCCAGCAGAAGCATTTGCAACGGTTCTTGTCAAAGATGCAGCAGAAGCAGAACAATTAAAAACTAATTTTGAGTTATTTGTCAAAGAACAACCAGTTATAGGTGAAGTAACTGTCGATGGGACAAAAGTAGCTTTAAAAACTCTAGGAAAAGCAGCTCACGCGCAAGAACCTCGTGGTGGGATTAATGCGGCTACTTACTTAGCGACTTTTCTAGTGGACTATGATTTTGGTGGAGATGCGAAAAACTATTTAGAAACAATTGCCCACTTCTTACATGAGTCTTCACGTGCTGAAAAATTTGGGACAGCGTATACAGATGAAAAAATGGGGGATCTAACCATGAACCCAGGACTGTTTAGCTTTGAAGATAACCAAAAGGAAAATATGGTGGCACTAAATTTCCGCTTCCCGAAAGGAATTTCACCAGAAGATTTAGAAAAAGCAATTTTAGGGAAAGTAAAAAATATCAAATTGAAACGTGGACGCACGCAAGAACCACACTACGTACCTGTTACAGATCCATTAGTTGCAACGTTATTGGATGTTTATGAAGAGCATACTGGACTTAAAGGTCATGAACAAGTAATCGGTGGCGGAACATTTGGTCGCTTGCTTGATCGCGGTGTTGCATACGGTGCAATGTTCCCACATAGCATAGATACGATGCATCAAGACAATGAGTTTATGGCAGTGGATGATATCGTCAACGCTGCGGTGATTTATGCTGATGCAATCTATCGCTTGATTCAACCTGAAAAATAA